A portion of the Musa acuminata AAA Group cultivar baxijiao chromosome BXJ1-1, Cavendish_Baxijiao_AAA, whole genome shotgun sequence genome contains these proteins:
- the LOC135593296 gene encoding uncharacterized protein LOC135593296, producing the protein MADDLFQGLPPPSTASPPQLPEQPAASSSKRDSPPPPAPVPILKSALKRDKPSDPQDAAPQKRLRFRTSVDATEAQVIEAMQKIASHIKNPAKFSKASKLAVQLIQAGSVKSGTSSQFFDILEAAMASPSVCNEASLRMDYQALFSAVQDVAECFSKQQKNQLATWILQAVVANDLYTDDSFVYSKAAGKIKDAISSLPHATVDDDKEEAAALALAENKAVGKDTAELGTTTSATLSETKIHVSDPFGLDVLLPSKSKKDERARGKDVTTSNQKEEEAEEPKRFIKSQREVLLLCLEIAARRYKVPWAQTVIDILVKHAFDNIDKFTARQRDAIEKLWASIREQHIRRKQGKSVTGKLDMNAFEYLQEKYAREKISIRHAVGGGGERRAEQWLG; encoded by the exons ATGGCGGACGACCTGTTCCAGGGCTTGCCTCCTCCCTCGACGGCGTCCCCGCCGCAGCTCCCGGAGCAGCCTGCGGCCTCCTCTTCCAAGAGGGATTCGCCCCCGCCGCCGGCTCCGGTGCCCATCCTCAAGAGCGCCCTCAAGCGAGACAAGCCCTCGGACCCTCAAGACGCAG CACCTCAGAAGCGCCTAAGGTTCAGAACAAGTGTTGATGCTACAGAGGCACAAGTTATAGAAGCAATGCAAAAGATAGCATCACACATAAAGAAtcctgcaaagttcagcaaagcaTCAAAACTTGCTGTGCAACTAATCCAAGCTGGAAGTGTCAAGTCGGGAACTAGCAGTCAGTTTTTTGATATTCTGGAAGCTGCAATGGCTTCGCCATCAGTTTGTAATGAGGCTTCACTGAGAATGGATTATCAAGCCTTATTTTCAGCAGTTCAAGATGTTGCAGAG TGTTTCAGTAAGCAGCAGAAAAATCAGCTGGCAACGTGGATTTTGCAGGCGGTGGTTGCAAATGATCTTTATACTGATGACAGCTTTGTG TACTCAAAAGCAGCAGGAAAGATCAAAGATGCAATATCTAGCCTCCCTCATGCTACAGTAGATGATGACAAAGAAGAAGCTGCAGCACTGGCACTAGCTGAAAACAAAGCAGTAGGCAAAGACACTGCTGAACTGGGTACTACTACATCAGCTACTTTGTCCGAAACGAAGATCCATGTTTCTGATCCATTTGGGTTAGATGTTTTGCTTCCAAGCAAATCCAAGAAAGATGAAAGAGCGAGAGGAAAGGATGTGACAACTTCAAAccaaaaggaagaagaagcagaagaacctAAGAGATTTATCAAATCTCAAAGAGAGGTTTTACTATTATGTTTGGAAATAGCTGCACGTCGTTATAAAGTGCCATG GGCTCAAACTGTTATTGATATACTGGTTAAGCATGCTTTTGACAACATAGACAAGTTCACGGCTCGACAAAGAGATGCGATTGAGAAGCTATGGGCTTCAATTAGGGAACAACATATCAGAAGAAAACAAGGGAAGTCCGTGACCGGTAAACTTGACATGAATGCATTTGAATATCTTCAGGAGAAGTACGCACGTGAGAAGATTAGCATCCGTCATGCTGTCGGAGGTGGTGGTGAACGCCGTGCTGAACAGTGGCTTGGTTAG